GGCGACCTGCGTGGAGCCTTCCACGCCCTCGAGCATGGCAGTGATGTCAGCCCCCGTCGGCCCGCCGTTGTAGCTGGCGGCCCAGTAGTCAGAGCCGATCAGGTCCCAGGCCTCGGACTTCGGATTCCCCATGTCAGCGCGTCCTTCTGTCGGTCACCATTGGTGCAGGATTCTCAGGCCCGGCGGTTGCCGAGGATAGGGTGCTTGCCCGACTGGGTCACCGGCCCGTTGCCGGGTTTGAGACGAGGCCTCTCAGCAGCGGCCTCACACGCGTTGACCGGGGCCCTACTTCACAGAGATGCGGAGCAAGGCACGTACAACGCATCGCGGGGGATCTCGTGGCCCAGCGGCCCTCGCCGGTGTGCTGCCAGTCGGAGTTCCAGTTCTTGATGGTCTTGAGGTCTCGGCCGGTGAGGTCGGCGATCTCGCTGAGGGTCAGGGTGGTGTCGGGACGGTAGGGGGCCGGCGTAGCGCCGGGCGTCGTGTGGGTCATGTCCGGGGACCGTCCGTCGCGATCCGGACCCCGCAATGCACGCCACCTGGCGGCTCAATCCTTCTCGGCCGGCCGCCTGCGGCCCCCCTGGTTGCCCCCGGTTGCCCCTGGTCGGGCACGCGAGCAAGCGGGCCGCAGGCGTGGAACGGACGTGGGGTGCACCTGGTGCGACCGGGTTCACCGGGGGCGTTCCTCGCACTATGACACCGATAATCGGGCTCGAGGAAGCGCCGCTGGCCACCAGATGCGTCCAGAAATGCACTTGGCCCCCACATGATGTGGGGGCCAAGTGCGAATCTTTCGATTCCTTTGTAGCGGGGGCAGGATTTGAACCTGCGACCTCTGGGTTATGAGCCCAGCGAGCTACCGAGCTGCTCCACCCCGCGCCGCTGAACAGAACATTACGTGATCCGCGGGGTGGAGCCAAATCCGGGGGTCAGTTCCCCGATTCGTAGAGGTCGGAAGCCTCCTCGACCAGCTTCTGCGCCTCGTCCAGAGCCTCGGCCCAGGCGACGGTGTCGCCCTCGCGCTGCGCGGCGTTGGCCTCCTCGAACTTGGTCGCGGCCTGGTCGAGCAGGCGACGCACCTGCTGGCTGACCGAGCCCGTCTCCTCCGGCGGGGTCTCCCCCTCCTCGGGATCGGGGTCCGGCGTGGCCGTCTCGGCGTCCTCGACACCCAGCACGTCGGCGATCGCCCCGCGCAGCGTGGTGTCGATGCCGACCCGGCCGCCGTAGGAGACCAGCACGAAGCTCAGGATCGGGTACGCCGACTCCGAGGTGTCACGCGCGGCGTACAGCGGCTGGACGTACATCAGCCCGTTGCCCACCGGCATGGTCAGCAGGTTGCCGTACCGCGGGTTGATCCCACCCTGGTCGAAGGAGAACAGCTCGTCGCGGACCTCCTCGTCCGAGGCGATCTCGTTGGCCACCTGGGTCGGACCGTTGGTCCGCTCGTCGGCCAGCTCGAGAGCCTGGATCTTGCCGTAGTCCTCGCTCGTCGCGTCGGAGTTGACCGAGACGAACGCGGCCAGGTTGCTCTTGCCCCGCGGCACGTAGACCGAGGAGAGCGACCAGACCTGGTCGGCGGTGTCGGCTGCCTCCACGTCGACCTCGGCGTCCTCGCCCGCAGCGCGCTGCGGGTTGAGGAAGAACCGGTACGGCGGCTGCAGGTTGCCGTCGGAGTTCGGGTCCTCCGGCACCTCCCAGCGGTTGTTCTGCGCGTACCAGTCCTCGGGGTCGGTGACGTGGTAGCGGGCGAACTGGTAGCGCTGTGCCTTGAACAGGTCCTCCGGGTAGCGCAGGTGCGACATCAGCGAGTCCGGGATCTCCTCGCGGTCCTCGACCACGTCGGGGAAGACGCCCCGCCAGGCCTTGAGGATCGGGTCCTCGGTGTCCCACTCGTAGAGCCGGACCGTGCCGTCGTAGGCGTCGACGGTCGCCTTCACCGCGTTCCGGGCGTAGTTGATCTCGTCCGTCGGCAGGGTCTGGAAGCCGGGCGCCTGCTGCAGCGAGTCGTCGGTCATCTCCTCGAACGACTCCTTCTGCGACAGCGGGTAGCGGTCGGTGACCGTGTAGCCGTCGAGGATCCACTGGATCCGGCCGTCCACCACCGCCGGGTACGGGTCGGCGTCGACGGTCAGCCAGGGGGCGACCTTCTCCACCATCCGGCGCGGGTTGCGGTCGTAGAGGATCTTGCTGTCCTCGTTGACGCGCGAGGAGAGCAGGATGTTCGGCTCGCCGTACTTGACCGCGAACAGCACCTTGTTGAACAGGCCGCCGACCGGCACGCCGCCGGCGCCGTCGTAGGTCGTGGTCTGGCTGTCGTCGTCCTCGCCGCGGGGCAGGTCGAGCTCGACGTCGCGGCCCTCGGCGTTGCCGACGATCGAGTAGTCCGGGCTCTGCTCGCCGAAGTAGACCCGCTGCTCGTAGCCGCCCTCGGCCAGCTCGGTCAGCGCGCTCTGGTTGTCCTCCTGACCCTCGGCCCACTGGATGCCCGAGGCCTGGTTCCGGTTGTCACCCGGCCGCTGGTTGGCGTACGCCGCGATCATCCCGGTGCCGTGCGTGTAGACGGTGTGCAGGTTGTTCCAGTTGCGGGCGGAGTCGGCCAGGCCGTCCTGGTCGAGCTCGCGGACGCCGAGCACCACCGCGCGCTCCTCGCCGCCGAGGCTGTAGCGGTCCACGTCGAGCACGTCGGCCACCGAGTAGTAGGCCCGGACCTGCTGCTGCTGCTCGAAGGTC
The window above is part of the Nocardioides campestrisoli genome. Proteins encoded here:
- a CDS encoding UPF0182 family membrane protein: MITAAVLLVLFLGLTAFSAFWTERLWFDSFGFKGVFSTLLWTRVGLFVAFGSLMGGVVALNMYLAYRFRPVFRPSSLEQDSLDRYRDAVTPIKGWLLLAVSVVIGLFAGASAAGQWRQFALWRNGVPFGETDPFFDRDVGFYVFDLPWWHYLTDYVMAIAILALLASALVHYLYGGVKLQASRDRLSPAAQAQFSALLGLFVLAKAVDYWLDRFDLLHDSDSLFTGMGFTDENAVLPAKNILLGIALICAVLFFLNIWRRTWVLPSVGVALLALSAILLGLIWPGAVQRFQVSPSEADKEAPYIEKNIAATRAAYDIDDVEVNRYTSEPDLEAELAALDAETSSVPLVDPQLVRPTFEQQQQVRAYYSVADVLDVDRYSLGGEERAVVLGVRELDQDGLADSARNWNNLHTVYTHGTGMIAAYANQRPGDNRNQASGIQWAEGQEDNQSALTELAEGGYEQRVYFGEQSPDYSIVGNAEGRDVELDLPRGEDDDSQTTTYDGAGGVPVGGLFNKVLFAVKYGEPNILLSSRVNEDSKILYDRNPRRMVEKVAPWLTVDADPYPAVVDGRIQWILDGYTVTDRYPLSQKESFEEMTDDSLQQAPGFQTLPTDEINYARNAVKATVDAYDGTVRLYEWDTEDPILKAWRGVFPDVVEDREEIPDSLMSHLRYPEDLFKAQRYQFARYHVTDPEDWYAQNNRWEVPEDPNSDGNLQPPYRFFLNPQRAAGEDAEVDVEAADTADQVWSLSSVYVPRGKSNLAAFVSVNSDATSEDYGKIQALELADERTNGPTQVANEIASDEEVRDELFSFDQGGINPRYGNLLTMPVGNGLMYVQPLYAARDTSESAYPILSFVLVSYGGRVGIDTTLRGAIADVLGVEDAETATPDPDPEEGETPPEETGSVSQQVRRLLDQAATKFEEANAAQREGDTVAWAEALDEAQKLVEEASDLYESGN